From Haloarcula rubripromontorii, one genomic window encodes:
- a CDS encoding AAA family ATPase, producing MKFERLTLSNFQSYDELEIEFGEGLTLIYGPNGAGKSTIARALYTTLYPYRGRNRIGAHELVDLIQDGADSATSELVFSVGDTRYQITVDVSRRSDGGARAQAEMTNLDTGETYSEKSTDIEEKVTRLLGMDYEAFANSTYAQQTELNRLIEATPKKRAEILDNLLGLTAPDEYEADINEVSSPVEDWLEDKRSRLSTVRDDIRQLEADDPKATMQAKAEEVEELDGRMEKLSDGIEEARERLRDIKDDIDDHQQRKSELDDLRDDRDDVKNAISDLETEIEELGENIDRCDAKISDHRERIVDLDDEIDEFDLTDAEEASEAVDHYEDRYDAVSSNAEQKRSALNSAQETVGRLEDELDDLKDDLDDAEDRQEDARSAVKEAESALDDAEEELEQYRDERDDLLRDYLEAPLGDIDDHEAAVRSRMNDLRDEKSDLESERETKRDRRSRLADEISEMETELSDARDRHEDIRQSLEADVDDPEAAFEAAVNRANEKATTLGFSVSAEDIDTVFTGSLPDELEAALDNHRGAAEDLADAREIVGRTTARVEDLRSLANSEWPLDGGDIGATHDYGEHIDRLEDERNAARSTAEVAREDLDTADERLARVQAVAEALFEAASYRALADAANEIDELEADIEAARDSRDALKEDVESLTDDIERLEAAIEDGEEAIEAITAVEDTVEAVEDAERELEAARDELADVEDEIEEVESHIEDKQAEIDEARDAVEDAEDELEDAEEKLTTVESARDAARDARDAHSEIDTLESDREGHRSRRDDKEEQLEEKRDELQQLEDEIESLETELDDTTMEELREQEQQAESLIEDLDGQLETAREKRDDAQAAKSKAEDRLGRLRDKRDQKSGLEEQIKWAQSLLGDFEAITDTYEEVQTRMRKRVLDRLKHHTNKVFRDLYQNSTYEAVDIDEDYNLRLVSGTDTARDPHKASGGEGVLVTIALRAGVYRVLADQAEGRDDRLPPFILDEPTNHLDEAHIDQLEEAVDSIRDWNVPQVFVVDRYEGLIQDADHRIHVEMDDGDGASTVETDVEQDDTSDPSEGAAAGDD from the coding sequence ATGAAGTTCGAACGGCTCACCCTATCCAATTTCCAATCCTACGACGAACTGGAAATCGAGTTCGGTGAAGGACTAACGCTGATTTACGGCCCCAACGGTGCCGGTAAGTCGACTATCGCCCGCGCGCTGTACACGACACTGTACCCCTACCGCGGCCGGAATCGCATTGGTGCGCACGAACTCGTCGACCTGATTCAGGACGGCGCAGACAGTGCTACTTCCGAACTCGTCTTCAGCGTCGGCGACACTCGGTACCAGATTACAGTCGACGTCTCCCGGCGCAGTGACGGGGGCGCGAGGGCCCAAGCCGAGATGACTAACCTCGATACTGGGGAAACATACTCGGAGAAGTCGACCGACATCGAGGAGAAAGTAACGCGGCTACTGGGGATGGACTACGAGGCGTTCGCCAACAGCACCTACGCCCAGCAGACGGAACTGAACCGGCTGATCGAGGCCACCCCGAAGAAGCGTGCGGAGATCCTCGACAACCTGCTCGGCCTGACTGCTCCCGATGAGTACGAGGCGGACATCAACGAGGTTTCCAGCCCTGTCGAGGACTGGTTGGAAGACAAGCGGTCGCGTCTCTCGACTGTCCGTGACGACATCCGCCAACTCGAGGCAGACGATCCGAAGGCTACGATGCAGGCGAAAGCCGAGGAGGTCGAGGAACTGGACGGGCGCATGGAAAAACTGTCCGACGGCATCGAGGAGGCCCGCGAGCGACTGCGGGACATCAAGGACGACATCGACGATCACCAGCAACGGAAGTCCGAACTCGATGACTTGCGCGACGACCGCGACGACGTCAAAAATGCCATCAGCGACCTCGAAACGGAGATCGAGGAGTTGGGGGAGAATATCGATCGGTGCGACGCGAAAATCAGCGATCACCGGGAGCGCATCGTCGATCTTGACGACGAGATTGACGAATTTGATCTCACGGACGCTGAAGAGGCCAGCGAGGCGGTCGACCACTACGAGGACAGATATGACGCAGTAAGTAGCAACGCTGAACAGAAGCGAAGCGCCCTCAATAGCGCGCAGGAGACGGTCGGCCGACTAGAGGACGAACTTGACGACCTCAAAGATGATCTCGACGACGCTGAGGATCGGCAAGAGGACGCTCGCAGCGCCGTCAAGGAGGCCGAATCGGCGTTAGACGACGCAGAGGAGGAACTCGAACAGTATCGAGACGAGCGCGACGATCTGCTGCGTGACTATCTCGAGGCCCCACTGGGCGACATTGATGATCACGAGGCAGCCGTCCGCAGCAGGATGAACGACCTTCGAGACGAGAAATCTGATCTCGAATCGGAGCGGGAAACCAAGCGCGACCGTCGTTCACGCCTCGCTGACGAGATCAGCGAGATGGAGACAGAGCTGTCTGACGCACGCGACCGACACGAAGACATCCGTCAGAGCCTCGAGGCCGACGTGGACGACCCTGAGGCGGCGTTCGAGGCAGCGGTCAACCGAGCCAACGAGAAAGCGACCACACTCGGATTCTCCGTCTCCGCTGAAGACATCGATACCGTATTCACCGGGAGTCTCCCGGACGAGCTAGAAGCCGCTCTCGACAACCACCGTGGAGCGGCCGAAGATCTTGCGGACGCACGTGAGATCGTAGGGCGTACGACGGCACGGGTCGAGGATCTGCGGTCACTGGCGAATAGCGAGTGGCCACTTGACGGGGGCGACATCGGCGCCACTCACGACTACGGCGAACACATAGATCGGCTGGAGGACGAGAGGAACGCCGCTCGGTCGACTGCCGAAGTGGCCAGAGAAGACCTCGACACCGCGGACGAGCGACTCGCCCGCGTCCAAGCGGTCGCGGAGGCGCTCTTCGAGGCGGCCAGCTACCGAGCACTAGCCGACGCCGCGAACGAGATCGATGAACTTGAGGCCGACATCGAGGCGGCGCGCGATTCCCGAGACGCCCTGAAGGAAGACGTCGAATCTCTGACCGATGACATCGAACGCCTCGAAGCCGCAATCGAAGATGGCGAAGAGGCAATCGAAGCCATCACAGCGGTCGAGGACACCGTCGAGGCGGTCGAAGATGCCGAACGCGAACTCGAGGCGGCGCGCGATGAGCTGGCGGATGTCGAAGACGAAATCGAAGAGGTGGAGTCCCACATCGAGGATAAGCAGGCCGAAATCGACGAGGCCCGGGACGCGGTCGAGGACGCAGAGGACGAACTCGAGGACGCAGAGGAGAAGCTAACTACCGTGGAGTCGGCCCGCGACGCCGCCCGTGATGCTCGTGACGCTCACAGCGAAATCGACACGCTGGAGAGCGATCGTGAAGGGCATCGTTCGCGGCGCGACGACAAGGAAGAGCAGCTCGAGGAGAAGCGCGACGAACTACAGCAGCTCGAGGACGAGATCGAATCGCTGGAGACGGAACTCGACGATACGACGATGGAGGAGCTGCGAGAGCAGGAGCAGCAGGCAGAGAGCCTGATCGAGGACTTAGATGGCCAACTCGAGACCGCCCGGGAGAAGCGGGACGACGCGCAGGCAGCCAAAAGTAAGGCTGAGGATCGGCTCGGCCGGCTCCGAGACAAGCGCGACCAGAAGTCTGGCCTTGAGGAGCAGATCAAGTGGGCCCAGTCCCTTCTCGGCGACTTTGAGGCGATTACCGACACCTACGAAGAGGTACAGACGCGGATGCGAAAGCGTGTTCTCGACCGTCTGAAGCACCACACGAACAAGGTATTCCGCGATCTCTACCAGAACAGCACGTATGAGGCGGTCGACATTGACGAGGACTACAATCTCCGGCTGGTCAGCGGAACAGACACCGCACGCGACCCGCACAAAGCCAGCGGCGGCGAGGGCGTCCTTGTGACGATCGCCCTTCGAGCGGGTGTCTACCGTGTCCTTGCCGATCAGGCCGAGGGGCGCGACGATCGGCTTCCACCCTTCATTCTCGACGAACCGACCAACCACCTCGACGAGGCCCATATCGACCAGCTCGAGGAGGCCGTCGACAGCATCCGTGATTGGAACGTGCCGCAGGTGTTCGTCGTCGACCGCTATGAGGGTCTCATCCAAGATGCCGATCACCGCATTCACGTCGAGATGGACGACGGTGACGGAGCCTCTACGGTCGAGACTGATGTCGAGCAGGACGACACGAGCGACCCCAGTGAAGGGGCTGCTGCCGGGGATGATTAA